One window from the genome of Garra rufa chromosome 1, GarRuf1.0, whole genome shotgun sequence encodes:
- the cyp2k16 gene encoding cytochrome P450 2K16, translating to MAFMDALLQVSSTGMLICVLLLLFAVYLLFFRSQRDENEPPGPKPLPLLGNLLMLDVNKPYLSLCEMAKQFGPVFTVYFGPKKVVVLAGYKTVKQALVNHADEFGEREITPLFHDFTKGHGIIFANGESWRELRRFALTNLRDFGMGKKKIEEKIIEETCHLQEEFEKFERKPFETTQLMNYAASSVIGSIVYGRRFEYTDPQLRNMVDRANESIQLSGTASVQLYNMFPFLGPWLKNLRLLMKHLALDIKEVSELVNSLRETLNPQDLRGFVDSFLLRMQNAEESGEKNSLFNHQNLIFSVGNLFAAGTDTTSTTLRWGLLLMAKYPHIQDRVQEEIDQVIGGRQPVTEDRKNLPYTDAVIHEIQRFANIAPMSIPHMTSCDVHFNGYFIKKGTCVFPLLMSVLYDEDEWETPHTFNPEQFLDKQGRFVKRDAFLPFSAGRRACLGESLARMELFLFFTSLLQHFRFTPPPGVSEDELDLTPAVGFILAPTPHKLCAIKRL from the exons ATGGCTTTCATGGACGCGCTTCTTCAGGTTTCCAGCACAGGAATGTTGATCTGCGTCTTGCTTCTGCTCTTCGCTGTTTATCTCCTGTTCTTCAGGTCTCAGAGAGACGAAAATGAACCTCCAGGGCCAAAACCGTTGCCACTGTTGGGAAATCTGCTAATGCTGGATGTCAACAAACCGTACTTGAGCCTGTGTGAG ATGGCAAAGCAGTTTGGCCCAGTGTTCACGGTCTACTTTGGTCCAAAGAAAGTGGTTGTGCTAGCCGGCTACAAAACAGTGAAGCAAGCACTTGTTAACCATGCAGATGAATTTGGAGAACGAGAAATCACGCCACTGTTTCATGATTTCACTAAAGGTCATG GTATTATATTTGCCAATGGAGAGAGTTGGAGAGAATTGAGACGATTTGCTCTCACCAATTTACGAGACTTCGGGATGGGGAAGAAAAAAATTGAGGAGAAAATCATAGAGGAAACATGCCATTTGCAAGAGGAATTTGAGAAGTTTGAAA GAAAACCTTTTGAAACCACACAGCTGATGAACTACGCTGCCTCAAGTGTCATCGGTTCCATTGTTTACGGACGTAGGTTTGAGTATACAGACCCTCAACTACGAAATATGGTGGATCGAGCCAATGAGAGCATCCAGCTGAGTGGAACAGCGTCTGTGCAG CTCTACAACATGTTCCCTTTCTTGGGTCCATGGCTTAAGAATTTGAGACTGCTCATGAAACACCTAGCGCTTGATATCAAAGAGGTATCAGAGCTGGTGAACAGTTTACGTGAAACACTGAACCCACAGGACCTCAGGGGCTTTGTAGATTCCTTCCTTCTCCGCATGCAGAATGCAGAG GAATCTGGAGAGAAGAACTCGCTTTTCAACCATCAGAACCTCATTTTCTCAGTCGGAAACTTGTTCGCCGCTGGTACGGACACTACTAGCACAACGCTGCGCTGGGGCTTGCTGCTTATGGCCAAATATCCACACATACAGG ATCGGGTTCAGGAGGAGATTGACCAGGTGATTGGTGGACGGCAACCGGTTACAGAGGACAGGAAGAACTTACCGTATACAGATGCTGTGATCCATGAAATCCAGAGATTTGCTAACATAGCACCAATGAGTATCCCTCATATGACCAGCTGTGATGTACACTTCAATGGATACTTCATCAAGAAG GGCACGTGTGTATTTCCTCTTCTAATGTCTGTACTGTATGATGAGGATGAATGGGAAACACCCCACACCTTTAACCCCGAACAATTCCTGGACAAGCAGGGGCGATTTGTGAAGAGAGATGCCTTCTTGCCCTTCTCAGCAG GACGCAGGGCTTGTCTCGGAGAGAGTTTGGCCAGGATGGAGCTCTTCCTATTCTTCACATCCCTTCTTCAGCATTTCCGTTTCACTCCTCCTCCTGGAGTGTCTGAAGATGAGCTGGATCTCACTCCAGCGGTGGGTTTTATCTTGGCCCCGACTCCACACAAACTGTGTGCAATCAAACGATTGTGA
- the LOC141332058 gene encoding cytochrome P450 2K1-like isoform X2 — protein sequence MAAVESLLHFPIAGTLLGAFLLLLVLYRLLCDSKSQKEGKKPPGPKPLPLLGNLLILDLTRPFDSLCELSKTYGNIFQMFLGPKKVVVLVGHKTVKEALVNYADEFGERDITPGFKMLNDGHGILFSNGESWKEMRRFALSNLRDFGMGKRGSEEKIIEEIQHLKGEFDKFEGKAFDTTQPVNYAVSNIISSIVYGSRFEYTDPEFTEMVDRANENVRVAGSASMMLYNIFPWLGPFLNSKRIILRNLMKNRAEIVKLITGLQETLNPHERRGFVDSFLIRKQSDEVWYFIFKINIITNSYFYHENLLMTVGNLFVAGTDTTGTTLRWGLMLMAKYPHIQDRVQEEIDRIIGGRQPVVEDRKKLPYTDAVIHETQRMANIVPMNLPHITSCDVTFNGYFIKKGTTVIPLLTSVLKDPSEWEKPNSFYPEHFLDEKGQFVKRDAFMPFSAGRRACLGESLARMELFLFFTSLLQTYRFTTPPGVSEDDLDLKGVVGVTLNPSPHKLCAIKRS from the exons ATGGCTGCTGTTGAGTCTCTGCTGCATTTTCCAATTGCAGGAACATTACTGGGAGCTTTTCTGTTGTTACTAGTGTTATACCGGCTGTTATGTGACTCCAAATCTCAGAAAGAAGGGAAAAAGCCACCAGGACCCAAACCACTGCCGCTCTTGGGGAACCTGCTGATCCTTGACCTCACGAGACCCTTTGATAGCCTTTGTGAG CTCTCTAAAACCTATGGGAACATATTCCAAATGTTTTTGGGTCCTAAAAAAGTTGTGGTACTAGTTGGACACAAAACCGTTAAAGAAGCTCTTGTGAACTATGCGGATGAGTTCGGAGAGCGAGATATTACACCAGGTTTTAAGATGCTTAATGATGGCCATG GGATCCTCTTTTCCAATGGAGAAAGCTGGAAAGAGATGCGACGCTTCGCTCTCAGTAACCTGCGGGACTTTGGGATGGGCAAGAGAGGAAGTGAAGAGAAAATCATTGAGGAAATTCAGCATCTGAAAGGAGAGTTTGATAAGTTTGAAG GGAAAGCCTTCGACACAACACAACCTGTGAACTACGCTGTGTCAAACATAATCTCATCTATCGTGTACGGCAGCAGATTTGAATACACAGACCCTGAATTCACTGAAATGGTGGACAGGGCGAACGAAAATGTTCGGGTTGCTGGATCAGCATCTATGATG CTATACAATATATTTCCATGGTTGGGTCCGTTCCTGAACAGCAAAAGGATCATTCTAAGGAATTTGATGAAAAACAGAGCTGAAATTGTGAAATTGATTACTGGACTACAGGAGACTCTGAATCCACACGAACGCAGAGGGTTTGTCGACTCCTTTCTAATCCGCAAACAGAGTGATGAGGTCTGGTATTTCATATTCAAAATAAACATCATTACAA ACTCCTACTTCTACCATGAAAATCTTCTCATGACGGTGGGAAATCTCTTTGTCGCTGGTACTGACACCACAGGAACGACTCTGCGCTGGGGTTTGATGCTCATGGCCAAATACCCTCATATACagg ATCGAGTTCAGGAGGAGATTGACAGAATCATTGGTGGACGTCAGCCAGTGGTGGAAGACAGAAAGAAATTACCGTATACAGATGCTGTGATCCATGAAACTCAGAGAATGGCCAACATAGTACCCATGAACCTACCACATATAACCAGCTGTGATGTTACCTTCAATGGATACTTCATCAAGAAG GGCACCACTGTCATTCCTCTGCTGACGTCTGTTTTGAAGGATCCAAGcgaatgggaaaaaccaaacagcTTTTACCCAGAACACTTCCTTGATGAAAAGGGCCAGTTTGTCAAGAGAGATGCTTTCATGCCCTTTTCTGCAG GTCGCAGGGCTTGTCTCGGAGAGAGTTTGGCCAGGATGGAGCTCTTCCTGTTCTTCACCTCCCTTCTTCAGACCTACCGCTTCACAACTCCACCTGGAGTCTCTGAAGATGATCTGGATCTCAAAGGAGTAGTTGGAGTGACTTTGAATCCATCCCCACACAAGCTGTGTGCGATCAAACGCTCCTGA
- the LOC141332058 gene encoding cytochrome P450 2K1-like isoform X4, with product MAAVESLLHFPIAGTLLGAFLLLLVLYRLLCDSKSQKEGKKPPGPKPLPLLGNLLILDLTRPFDSLCELSKTYGNIFQMFLGPKKVVVLVGHKTVKEALVNYADEFGERDITPGFKMLNDGHGILFSNGESWKEMRRFALSNLRDFGMGKRGSEEKIIEEIQHLKGEFDKFEGKAFDTTQPVNYAVSNIISSIVYGSRFEYTDPEFTEMVDRANENVRVAGSASMMLYNIFPWLGPFLNSKRIILRNLMKNRAEIVKLITGLQETLNPHERRGFVDSFLIRKQSDEKDSYFYHENLLMTVGNLFVAGTDTTGTTLRWGLMLMAKYPHIQDRVQEEIDRIIGGRQPVVEDRKKLPYTDAVIHETQRMANIVPMNLPHITSCDVTFNGYFIKKGTTVIPLLTSVLKDPSEWEKPNSFYPEHFLDEKGQFVKRDAFMPFSAGRRACLGESLARMELFLFFTSLLQTYRFTTPPGVSEDDLDLKGVVGVTLNPSPHKLCAIKRS from the exons ATGGCTGCTGTTGAGTCTCTGCTGCATTTTCCAATTGCAGGAACATTACTGGGAGCTTTTCTGTTGTTACTAGTGTTATACCGGCTGTTATGTGACTCCAAATCTCAGAAAGAAGGGAAAAAGCCACCAGGACCCAAACCACTGCCGCTCTTGGGGAACCTGCTGATCCTTGACCTCACGAGACCCTTTGATAGCCTTTGTGAG CTCTCTAAAACCTATGGGAACATATTCCAAATGTTTTTGGGTCCTAAAAAAGTTGTGGTACTAGTTGGACACAAAACCGTTAAAGAAGCTCTTGTGAACTATGCGGATGAGTTCGGAGAGCGAGATATTACACCAGGTTTTAAGATGCTTAATGATGGCCATG GGATCCTCTTTTCCAATGGAGAAAGCTGGAAAGAGATGCGACGCTTCGCTCTCAGTAACCTGCGGGACTTTGGGATGGGCAAGAGAGGAAGTGAAGAGAAAATCATTGAGGAAATTCAGCATCTGAAAGGAGAGTTTGATAAGTTTGAAG GGAAAGCCTTCGACACAACACAACCTGTGAACTACGCTGTGTCAAACATAATCTCATCTATCGTGTACGGCAGCAGATTTGAATACACAGACCCTGAATTCACTGAAATGGTGGACAGGGCGAACGAAAATGTTCGGGTTGCTGGATCAGCATCTATGATG CTATACAATATATTTCCATGGTTGGGTCCGTTCCTGAACAGCAAAAGGATCATTCTAAGGAATTTGATGAAAAACAGAGCTGAAATTGTGAAATTGATTACTGGACTACAGGAGACTCTGAATCCACACGAACGCAGAGGGTTTGTCGACTCCTTTCTAATCCGCAAACAGAGTGATGAG AAAGACTCCTACTTCTACCATGAAAATCTTCTCATGACGGTGGGAAATCTCTTTGTCGCTGGTACTGACACCACAGGAACGACTCTGCGCTGGGGTTTGATGCTCATGGCCAAATACCCTCATATACagg ATCGAGTTCAGGAGGAGATTGACAGAATCATTGGTGGACGTCAGCCAGTGGTGGAAGACAGAAAGAAATTACCGTATACAGATGCTGTGATCCATGAAACTCAGAGAATGGCCAACATAGTACCCATGAACCTACCACATATAACCAGCTGTGATGTTACCTTCAATGGATACTTCATCAAGAAG GGCACCACTGTCATTCCTCTGCTGACGTCTGTTTTGAAGGATCCAAGcgaatgggaaaaaccaaacagcTTTTACCCAGAACACTTCCTTGATGAAAAGGGCCAGTTTGTCAAGAGAGATGCTTTCATGCCCTTTTCTGCAG GTCGCAGGGCTTGTCTCGGAGAGAGTTTGGCCAGGATGGAGCTCTTCCTGTTCTTCACCTCCCTTCTTCAGACCTACCGCTTCACAACTCCACCTGGAGTCTCTGAAGATGATCTGGATCTCAAAGGAGTAGTTGGAGTGACTTTGAATCCATCCCCACACAAGCTGTGTGCGATCAAACGCTCCTGA
- the LOC141332058 gene encoding cytochrome P450 2K1-like isoform X3, whose protein sequence is MAAVESLLHFPIAGTLLGAFLLLLVLYRLLCDSKSQKEGKKPPGPKPLPLLGNLLILDLTRPFDSLCELSKTYGNIFQMFLGPKKVVVLVGHKTVKEALVNYADEFGERDITPGFKMLNDGHGILFSNGESWKEMRRFALSNLRDFGMGKRGSEEKIIEEIQHLKGEFDKFEGKAFDTTQPVNYAVSNIISSIVYGSRFEYTDPEFTEMVDRANENVRVAGSASMMLYNIFPWLGPFLNSKRIILRNLMKNRAEIVKLITGLQETLNPHERRGFVDSFLIRKQSDEQSGKKDSYFYHENLLMTVGNLFVAGTDTTGTTLRWGLMLMAKYPHIQDRVQEEIDRIIGGRQPVVEDRKKLPYTDAVIHETQRMANIVPMNLPHITSCDVTFNGYFIKKGTTVIPLLTSVLKDPSEWEKPNSFYPEHFLDEKGQFVKRDAFMPFSAGRRACLGESLARMELFLFFTSLLQTYRFTTPPGVSEDDLDLKGVVGVTLNPSPHKLCAIKRS, encoded by the exons ATGGCTGCTGTTGAGTCTCTGCTGCATTTTCCAATTGCAGGAACATTACTGGGAGCTTTTCTGTTGTTACTAGTGTTATACCGGCTGTTATGTGACTCCAAATCTCAGAAAGAAGGGAAAAAGCCACCAGGACCCAAACCACTGCCGCTCTTGGGGAACCTGCTGATCCTTGACCTCACGAGACCCTTTGATAGCCTTTGTGAG CTCTCTAAAACCTATGGGAACATATTCCAAATGTTTTTGGGTCCTAAAAAAGTTGTGGTACTAGTTGGACACAAAACCGTTAAAGAAGCTCTTGTGAACTATGCGGATGAGTTCGGAGAGCGAGATATTACACCAGGTTTTAAGATGCTTAATGATGGCCATG GGATCCTCTTTTCCAATGGAGAAAGCTGGAAAGAGATGCGACGCTTCGCTCTCAGTAACCTGCGGGACTTTGGGATGGGCAAGAGAGGAAGTGAAGAGAAAATCATTGAGGAAATTCAGCATCTGAAAGGAGAGTTTGATAAGTTTGAAG GGAAAGCCTTCGACACAACACAACCTGTGAACTACGCTGTGTCAAACATAATCTCATCTATCGTGTACGGCAGCAGATTTGAATACACAGACCCTGAATTCACTGAAATGGTGGACAGGGCGAACGAAAATGTTCGGGTTGCTGGATCAGCATCTATGATG CTATACAATATATTTCCATGGTTGGGTCCGTTCCTGAACAGCAAAAGGATCATTCTAAGGAATTTGATGAAAAACAGAGCTGAAATTGTGAAATTGATTACTGGACTACAGGAGACTCTGAATCCACACGAACGCAGAGGGTTTGTCGACTCCTTTCTAATCCGCAAACAGAGTGATGAG CAATCAGGCAAGAAAGACTCCTACTTCTACCATGAAAATCTTCTCATGACGGTGGGAAATCTCTTTGTCGCTGGTACTGACACCACAGGAACGACTCTGCGCTGGGGTTTGATGCTCATGGCCAAATACCCTCATATACagg ATCGAGTTCAGGAGGAGATTGACAGAATCATTGGTGGACGTCAGCCAGTGGTGGAAGACAGAAAGAAATTACCGTATACAGATGCTGTGATCCATGAAACTCAGAGAATGGCCAACATAGTACCCATGAACCTACCACATATAACCAGCTGTGATGTTACCTTCAATGGATACTTCATCAAGAAG GGCACCACTGTCATTCCTCTGCTGACGTCTGTTTTGAAGGATCCAAGcgaatgggaaaaaccaaacagcTTTTACCCAGAACACTTCCTTGATGAAAAGGGCCAGTTTGTCAAGAGAGATGCTTTCATGCCCTTTTCTGCAG GTCGCAGGGCTTGTCTCGGAGAGAGTTTGGCCAGGATGGAGCTCTTCCTGTTCTTCACCTCCCTTCTTCAGACCTACCGCTTCACAACTCCACCTGGAGTCTCTGAAGATGATCTGGATCTCAAAGGAGTAGTTGGAGTGACTTTGAATCCATCCCCACACAAGCTGTGTGCGATCAAACGCTCCTGA
- the LOC141332058 gene encoding cytochrome P450 2K1-like isoform X1: MAAVESLLHFPIAGTLLGAFLLLLVLYRLLCDSKSQKEGKKPPGPKPLPLLGNLLILDLTRPFDSLCESVNVFVCVLQLSKTYGNIFQMFLGPKKVVVLVGHKTVKEALVNYADEFGERDITPGFKMLNDGHGILFSNGESWKEMRRFALSNLRDFGMGKRGSEEKIIEEIQHLKGEFDKFEGKAFDTTQPVNYAVSNIISSIVYGSRFEYTDPEFTEMVDRANENVRVAGSASMMLYNIFPWLGPFLNSKRIILRNLMKNRAEIVKLITGLQETLNPHERRGFVDSFLIRKQSDEVWYFIFKINIITSLVQSGKKDSYFYHENLLMTVGNLFVAGTDTTGTTLRWGLMLMAKYPHIQDRVQEEIDRIIGGRQPVVEDRKKLPYTDAVIHETQRMANIVPMNLPHITSCDVTFNGYFIKKGTTVIPLLTSVLKDPSEWEKPNSFYPEHFLDEKGQFVKRDAFMPFSAGRRACLGESLARMELFLFFTSLLQTYRFTTPPGVSEDDLDLKGVVGVTLNPSPHKLCAIKRS; this comes from the exons ATGGCTGCTGTTGAGTCTCTGCTGCATTTTCCAATTGCAGGAACATTACTGGGAGCTTTTCTGTTGTTACTAGTGTTATACCGGCTGTTATGTGACTCCAAATCTCAGAAAGAAGGGAAAAAGCCACCAGGACCCAAACCACTGCCGCTCTTGGGGAACCTGCTGATCCTTGACCTCACGAGACCCTTTGATAGCCTTTGTGAG TCTGTAAATGTCTTTGTCTGTGTCCTTCAGCTCTCTAAAACCTATGGGAACATATTCCAAATGTTTTTGGGTCCTAAAAAAGTTGTGGTACTAGTTGGACACAAAACCGTTAAAGAAGCTCTTGTGAACTATGCGGATGAGTTCGGAGAGCGAGATATTACACCAGGTTTTAAGATGCTTAATGATGGCCATG GGATCCTCTTTTCCAATGGAGAAAGCTGGAAAGAGATGCGACGCTTCGCTCTCAGTAACCTGCGGGACTTTGGGATGGGCAAGAGAGGAAGTGAAGAGAAAATCATTGAGGAAATTCAGCATCTGAAAGGAGAGTTTGATAAGTTTGAAG GGAAAGCCTTCGACACAACACAACCTGTGAACTACGCTGTGTCAAACATAATCTCATCTATCGTGTACGGCAGCAGATTTGAATACACAGACCCTGAATTCACTGAAATGGTGGACAGGGCGAACGAAAATGTTCGGGTTGCTGGATCAGCATCTATGATG CTATACAATATATTTCCATGGTTGGGTCCGTTCCTGAACAGCAAAAGGATCATTCTAAGGAATTTGATGAAAAACAGAGCTGAAATTGTGAAATTGATTACTGGACTACAGGAGACTCTGAATCCACACGAACGCAGAGGGTTTGTCGACTCCTTTCTAATCCGCAAACAGAGTGATGAGGTCTGGTATTTCATATTCAAAATAAACATCATTACAAGTTTAGTT CAATCAGGCAAGAAAGACTCCTACTTCTACCATGAAAATCTTCTCATGACGGTGGGAAATCTCTTTGTCGCTGGTACTGACACCACAGGAACGACTCTGCGCTGGGGTTTGATGCTCATGGCCAAATACCCTCATATACagg ATCGAGTTCAGGAGGAGATTGACAGAATCATTGGTGGACGTCAGCCAGTGGTGGAAGACAGAAAGAAATTACCGTATACAGATGCTGTGATCCATGAAACTCAGAGAATGGCCAACATAGTACCCATGAACCTACCACATATAACCAGCTGTGATGTTACCTTCAATGGATACTTCATCAAGAAG GGCACCACTGTCATTCCTCTGCTGACGTCTGTTTTGAAGGATCCAAGcgaatgggaaaaaccaaacagcTTTTACCCAGAACACTTCCTTGATGAAAAGGGCCAGTTTGTCAAGAGAGATGCTTTCATGCCCTTTTCTGCAG GTCGCAGGGCTTGTCTCGGAGAGAGTTTGGCCAGGATGGAGCTCTTCCTGTTCTTCACCTCCCTTCTTCAGACCTACCGCTTCACAACTCCACCTGGAGTCTCTGAAGATGATCTGGATCTCAAAGGAGTAGTTGGAGTGACTTTGAATCCATCCCCACACAAGCTGTGTGCGATCAAACGCTCCTGA